One genomic window of Synergistes jonesii includes the following:
- a CDS encoding ATP-binding cassette domain-containing protein gives MLSVDVSKKLGIFALEISLQIENPGITALFGPSGAGKSTFAKIIAGLCAPERGRIAFEDKAFFDSAKGVDLPPERRGVGFLFQEHRLFPHMSVYKNLSFGRVAGGRRPCCGVEEISEVFGITPLLDRKPASLSGGESQRAALARAILAAENFIIMDEPLSSLDEALKDDLLGYIEKIPPLFGFPIIYITHSKDEVLRLAEKAVIVKEGRVEKSGSAAEMMKSDA, from the coding sequence ATGCTTTCTGTCGACGTTTCAAAGAAGTTGGGAATTTTTGCGCTGGAAATTTCTTTGCAAATTGAAAACCCGGGCATTACCGCGCTCTTCGGGCCGTCCGGCGCGGGCAAGAGCACATTTGCTAAGATAATCGCCGGCTTATGCGCGCCGGAGAGAGGGCGCATTGCCTTTGAGGATAAGGCCTTCTTCGATTCGGCGAAGGGCGTGGATCTTCCGCCGGAGCGCCGCGGTGTCGGCTTTCTTTTTCAGGAGCACAGGCTCTTCCCTCATATGAGCGTTTATAAAAATTTATCCTTTGGGCGCGTCGCCGGAGGGCGCAGGCCGTGCTGCGGGGTCGAAGAAATTTCGGAGGTCTTCGGCATCACGCCACTGCTGGATAGGAAGCCGGCGTCGCTCTCCGGAGGCGAGAGCCAGCGCGCCGCGCTGGCGCGCGCAATACTCGCGGCGGAGAATTTCATCATAATGGACGAGCCCCTCTCGTCGCTCGACGAAGCTTTGAAGGACGACCTGCTCGGCTATATAGAAAAAATTCCGCCGCTCTTCGGCTTCCCGATCATCTATATCACACATTCGAAAGACGAGGTGCTCCGCCTGGCGGAGAAAGCCGTGATCGTAAAGGAAGGCCGCGTCGAAAAAAGCGGCTCAGCGGCTGAAATGATGAAAAGCGACGCTTAG
- a CDS encoding M23 family metallopeptidase, translating to MRFFAAEMILILLILFSSSPPAAAAVDYQELQEDPLETAIKKLASPGGIDWDREEMITGGAPDIIKDMKWPLKSFTLSRGFRRGGHSGLDLIAPKGTPVLAALDGIVEIVSNGGAGFRGYGKVVLINHGGKLWTLYSHNTTNNVKVGQRVKQGDVIATVGMTGRATTYHLHFEVRNAKGTPLNPIKYLPEGGVIKRR from the coding sequence ATGAGATTTTTCGCAGCAGAGATGATTCTCATCCTCTTGATTCTCTTTTCGTCCAGCCCGCCCGCCGCGGCCGCGGTGGATTATCAGGAGCTTCAGGAGGACCCGCTCGAGACCGCGATAAAGAAGCTTGCCTCGCCGGGCGGCATCGACTGGGACAGGGAAGAAATGATAACTGGCGGCGCACCGGATATCATAAAAGATATGAAATGGCCGCTGAAAAGCTTCACACTGAGCCGCGGTTTCAGGCGCGGAGGGCATTCGGGACTCGACCTTATAGCGCCGAAGGGGACACCCGTTCTCGCGGCGCTCGACGGCATCGTCGAGATCGTATCGAACGGCGGAGCCGGCTTCCGCGGCTACGGCAAGGTCGTTCTGATAAACCACGGCGGTAAGCTGTGGACCCTCTACTCCCACAACACAACGAACAATGTAAAGGTCGGACAGCGCGTGAAACAGGGCGACGTTATAGCGACCGTAGGCATGACCGGACGCGCGACGACATACCATCTTCACTTCGAGGTCCGCAACGCCAAGGGGACGCCCCTTAATCCTATCAAATATCTGCCGGAGGGTGGCGTCATAAAAAGGCGCTGA
- a CDS encoding alpha/beta hydrolase yields MSDEFHSEVITLPGSFGSREVKLSRLFPNVPNGVHVLLLHGVHSSANLSPHNKFSHLAHILAERGITPWLCETSRRQVSRDDYPDNLRGWITDAFGGKSFPDELADCEGAFSHVALHKPHETWLWGFSLGGVIALALAAKYEVERVIMSGTGLVSAPDAERDMILLPILSTLRENLSPEMLREIKAESTTLFRGTNDAIFSDEACRDLIDAIGLPAERKKYFAIEGADHSLKIRGGRRDAKIMDEMLALLLAT; encoded by the coding sequence ATGTCGGACGAATTTCACTCAGAAGTCATAACCCTTCCCGGCTCTTTCGGCAGCCGTGAGGTAAAGCTCAGCCGTCTTTTCCCCAACGTCCCGAACGGCGTACACGTGCTGTTGCTGCACGGCGTGCACAGCTCCGCGAACCTCTCTCCGCACAACAAGTTCAGCCATCTCGCCCATATCTTAGCAGAGCGCGGGATAACCCCGTGGCTCTGCGAGACGAGCCGCAGGCAGGTGAGCCGCGACGATTATCCGGACAACCTCCGGGGCTGGATAACGGACGCGTTCGGCGGGAAGAGCTTCCCCGACGAGCTCGCCGACTGCGAGGGAGCCTTCTCGCACGTTGCGCTGCATAAGCCGCATGAGACGTGGCTCTGGGGTTTTTCGCTCGGAGGCGTGATAGCACTGGCGCTCGCGGCGAAGTACGAGGTGGAGAGGGTAATAATGAGCGGCACCGGGCTCGTCTCAGCGCCGGACGCCGAGCGCGATATGATCCTGCTTCCGATACTCTCGACGCTGCGCGAAAATCTCTCCCCCGAAATGCTGAGGGAAATCAAGGCGGAAAGCACGACTCTCTTTCGCGGGACGAACGACGCGATATTCTCCGACGAAGCCTGTCGCGATCTGATAGATGCGATAGGGTTGCCGGCTGAGCGCAAAAAATATTTTGCGATAGAGGGGGCGGACCATTCGCTGAAGATACGCGGCGGACGCCGCGACGCGAAGATCATGGACGAAATGCTCGCCTTGCTGTTAGCCACATGA
- a CDS encoding phosphate butyryltransferase produces the protein MEQIRNLDQLLVYAREVGPKKLSVACAEDDVVMKAVEEARALGIVDAILVGNGEKIKAVLDKMGLDAANYEIVDEKRGHAAAALRAVELVSTGQADVLMKGMLETADFLRGVLNKEVGLRNGKALLSHAYIHQIEGYDHLFFVSDGVFNLYPDLKAKISIVKNVVALTHAFGLDNPKVAVLGAVEVVNPDMPPTVDAAALAQMSRRGQIKGCTIDGPLAIDNAVSEESAKHKGIKSEVAGRADVLIVPEIESGNILVKSIVYFSKNKTAAIVLGTKAPIVLTSRADSAETKLLSIASAVTLAAHQAK, from the coding sequence ATGGAACAGATTCGTAATCTTGATCAGCTTCTCGTATACGCCAGGGAAGTGGGACCGAAGAAGTTAAGCGTCGCCTGCGCCGAAGACGATGTCGTCATGAAGGCCGTAGAAGAGGCCCGCGCACTCGGCATCGTAGACGCGATACTCGTCGGCAACGGAGAGAAGATCAAAGCGGTGCTCGACAAGATGGGGCTCGACGCGGCGAATTACGAGATCGTCGACGAAAAGCGCGGCCACGCGGCGGCGGCGCTCAGGGCCGTCGAGCTCGTCTCTACAGGGCAGGCGGACGTGCTCATGAAGGGCATGCTCGAGACCGCGGACTTCCTGCGCGGCGTGCTCAACAAGGAAGTCGGGCTGCGCAACGGCAAAGCGCTCCTCTCTCACGCGTATATCCACCAGATCGAAGGCTACGACCATCTCTTTTTCGTATCGGACGGCGTTTTCAACCTCTATCCGGACCTCAAGGCGAAGATTTCGATAGTGAAGAACGTCGTCGCTCTCACGCACGCCTTCGGGCTTGATAATCCCAAGGTCGCAGTCCTCGGGGCGGTCGAAGTCGTGAACCCCGACATGCCGCCGACGGTCGACGCCGCGGCGCTCGCTCAGATGAGCCGTCGCGGGCAGATCAAGGGCTGCACGATCGACGGACCTCTTGCGATCGACAACGCGGTGTCGGAAGAATCGGCGAAACACAAGGGCATCAAGTCCGAAGTCGCCGGACGCGCCGACGTGCTCATCGTTCCGGAGATCGAATCCGGCAACATCCTCGTCAAGTCGATCGTCTACTTCTCCAAGAACAAGACGGCCGCCATCGTGCTCGGCACGAAGGCCCCGATCGTCCTGACGAGCCGCGCCGACTCGGCGGAGACTAAGCTCCTTTCTATCGCTTCCGCGGTAACGCTCGCGGCGCATCAGGCGAAGTGA
- a CDS encoding DUF502 domain-containing protein, whose product MGEEKNGEESKKRKSILGTIGRDFFMGCVALMPLALFIILFFYLLVFFESVGSVIFGITQSRERTAAISVFLVLGTIYIGRKLRRHERSLLNLLEQFVISKIPIIGGLYTTIRDIIQTFTSDDGKNYLGTVKIAAAGGYMIGFVTRRKVLPDGSAQLSVFVPTSPNPTTGLVFFIPEEAVEYMDMTPEAAFSKIISLGFK is encoded by the coding sequence ATGGGCGAAGAAAAAAACGGCGAAGAAAGTAAAAAGAGAAAAAGTATCCTCGGCACGATAGGGCGTGACTTTTTCATGGGCTGCGTGGCGCTGATGCCGCTGGCGCTTTTTATCATCCTGTTCTTCTACCTCCTGGTCTTCTTCGAGTCGGTAGGCTCCGTCATCTTCGGCATCACTCAGTCGCGCGAGAGGACCGCGGCGATAAGCGTTTTCCTCGTGCTCGGCACGATCTATATAGGCAGGAAGCTCCGTAGGCACGAACGCTCCCTGCTGAACCTGCTGGAACAGTTCGTGATCTCAAAGATTCCGATAATAGGCGGGCTTTACACGACGATTCGCGACATCATACAGACCTTCACCTCCGACGACGGCAAAAATTATCTCGGCACTGTGAAGATAGCCGCAGCCGGGGGCTATATGATAGGCTTCGTCACGCGGCGCAAGGTGCTGCCGGACGGAAGCGCGCAGCTCTCCGTTTTTGTACCGACGTCGCCGAATCCGACGACTGGGCTGGTATTTTTCATTCCCGAGGAGGCGGTGGAGTATATGGATATGACGCCGGAGGCCGCCTTTTCAAAGATAATTTCGCTCGGCTTCAAATAG
- a CDS encoding lysophospholipid acyltransferase family protein, with the protein MKSQRNIVYQITRFIVSIYFHIYHRISVYGTEKIPRGRAVIVASNHASYLDPPLVGYAFYPRYLKFIAWDKLFSFKPFGAFLRIMGTLPVSQENKNSSAALLRQAIGYVSGGFDLFICPEGHRTEDGLLHPLEGGVAIMALKTGAPVVPVYCAGTYRALSPHMKFPRPCKLSVTFGDAIDPAGIDENLPDKEKRRYILDRIEEFYKAEDAKDKEKYPLKPQRA; encoded by the coding sequence ATGAAATCTCAGAGAAATATCGTCTATCAGATAACGCGCTTCATCGTCTCGATATATTTCCACATCTACCACAGAATCTCCGTTTACGGCACGGAAAAAATTCCGCGCGGGCGCGCGGTGATCGTCGCGTCCAATCACGCGAGCTACCTTGACCCGCCGCTCGTCGGCTACGCCTTCTACCCGCGCTATCTGAAGTTCATCGCGTGGGACAAATTATTTTCCTTCAAACCCTTCGGCGCCTTTCTGCGCATCATGGGCACGCTGCCGGTGTCGCAGGAAAACAAAAACAGCTCCGCAGCGCTGCTGCGCCAAGCGATAGGCTACGTCAGCGGGGGCTTCGACCTCTTCATCTGCCCCGAAGGGCACAGGACGGAGGACGGGCTGCTGCACCCGCTCGAAGGCGGCGTCGCGATCATGGCGCTCAAGACCGGCGCGCCCGTCGTCCCGGTCTACTGCGCCGGCACATACCGCGCCCTTTCACCTCATATGAAATTTCCGCGCCCCTGCAAGCTTTCGGTGACATTCGGCGACGCGATCGATCCCGCGGGGATAGACGAAAATCTGCCCGACAAGGAGAAGCGCCGCTACATTTTAGACAGGATAGAAGAATTTTATAAAGCGGAAGACGCGAAGGACAAGGAAAAATATCCGCTCAAGCCACAGCGGGCGTAA
- a CDS encoding APC family permease, with translation MAHVLRKELTLSQIIAMAAGGMIAAWMVEIRYWFELTGPSSLLCLLACGIILMPLCLIYTEMTAMLPFAGGENIWTSNAYNWDIGWIVGWFMFLLYLSAMPNVTIGISTMISYLYPLNFIELKILACFIISLWFIMVNLEIKHLAKIQNMMFWSTLVISVLASLIFIFNEQWHWKNLSPWFPKGLAGLSAGLGLLMFKFIGFDLIPQLVEESNFSKKKIILGFVGSMLCTFLVYGLAIVGVAGIVSNDWIAKADIVDPRVADMIGIHWLALVIVIMGAITCVTTLSGFWLAASRTIFGAAVQRQVPKKLAEINRWGQPWVANLVVYICSLYFCIMAPEAWINYIFTITVGAAGIIYLFVSLSFLKLRKTHPEWKRPYVCPFGVFMGIESMLFCVYCLYQCVVAMDAATWIALGIYFFIGALLYMYAKYQQRHDPVNWEPFIPSPTNTTEEICENSRA, from the coding sequence GTGGCTCACGTATTAAGGAAAGAATTAACGCTGTCTCAAATTATAGCCATGGCGGCTGGAGGTATGATAGCAGCGTGGATGGTGGAAATCAGATACTGGTTTGAACTCACTGGTCCTAGCTCGTTACTGTGCCTTCTTGCATGTGGCATTATATTAATGCCGCTTTGTTTAATTTATACGGAGATGACGGCAATGTTGCCATTTGCTGGAGGGGAAAATATTTGGACGAGCAATGCATATAATTGGGATATAGGCTGGATTGTAGGCTGGTTTATGTTTTTACTATACCTATCTGCAATGCCGAATGTAACTATTGGAATATCTACCATGATATCCTATTTATACCCTTTGAATTTCATTGAGTTAAAAATTTTAGCGTGTTTTATTATATCTTTGTGGTTTATAATGGTAAATTTAGAAATAAAACATTTGGCGAAAATCCAAAATATGATGTTTTGGAGCACATTAGTTATTTCAGTGTTAGCATCCTTGATTTTTATCTTCAATGAGCAGTGGCATTGGAAGAACCTTTCGCCGTGGTTCCCCAAGGGGCTGGCCGGTCTTTCAGCAGGGTTAGGGTTATTAATGTTTAAATTTATTGGCTTTGACCTGATACCTCAACTTGTAGAAGAATCAAATTTTTCTAAAAAGAAAATCATTTTAGGATTCGTTGGTAGTATGTTATGTACTTTTCTAGTCTATGGATTGGCAATCGTAGGCGTTGCGGGTATTGTCTCAAATGATTGGATTGCAAAGGCAGATATTGTCGATCCAAGAGTCGCAGACATGATTGGAATACACTGGCTTGCACTGGTCATTGTAATTATGGGGGCTATCACATGCGTTACAACTCTGTCTGGATTTTGGTTAGCCGCATCAAGAACAATTTTCGGCGCTGCCGTTCAAAGGCAGGTTCCAAAAAAACTTGCAGAAATAAATAGATGGGGGCAGCCATGGGTCGCTAATTTAGTCGTCTATATATGCTCGCTCTATTTTTGCATAATGGCACCCGAAGCATGGATAAACTATATTTTTACAATAACAGTAGGCGCGGCAGGTATTATATACCTCTTTGTCTCCCTCTCCTTCCTTAAACTTAGGAAAACGCACCCGGAGTGGAAGCGGCCGTATGTGTGCCCGTTTGGGGTTTTTATGGGTATTGAGTCCATGCTATTCTGTGTCTACTGTTTATATCAATGTGTTGTTGCCATGGATGCTGCTACATGGATTGCCCTTGGCATTTATTTTTTCATAGGCGCGCTGTTGTATATGTACGCGAAATATCAACAGAGACACGATCCTGTAAATTGGGAGCCATTTATTCCTTCTCCAACCAACACAACGGAAGAAATCTGCGAGAACAGTAGAGCATAG
- a CDS encoding cysteine hydrolase family protein: MKANTKYLSFYYQEMSELPEIEIIPSRTALLIVDMQKHFLAKDGFDALLFKERGEWERWEPYFDYVEKVTIPNNKRLIECCRKHKIEVTYGRIASLKANGSDRARVQSTSGWNNILVPITSEGAEMMDDIAPQGDDIVVNKTTDSVSLGTNYSELMRNMGIDTIIVTGVVTDQCVAGTVRVLADHGFKVICVEDCCAAPDMTLHHMELKIMNIIYCNVLSTDETIAIIEGKIK, from the coding sequence ATGAAAGCCAATACAAAATATCTTTCCTTTTACTATCAAGAGATGAGTGAGTTGCCAGAGATTGAAATTATTCCCTCAAGGACGGCACTGCTCATTGTTGACATGCAAAAGCATTTTCTTGCAAAAGACGGTTTTGACGCCCTTCTTTTTAAGGAAAGGGGAGAGTGGGAACGTTGGGAGCCATATTTTGATTATGTAGAGAAGGTAACGATTCCTAATAATAAGCGCTTAATAGAATGTTGTAGAAAACATAAAATAGAAGTTACATACGGCAGAATCGCGTCACTAAAAGCCAATGGATCTGACAGAGCTCGTGTGCAGAGCACATCTGGGTGGAATAATATTTTGGTTCCAATCACCTCTGAAGGCGCTGAAATGATGGATGATATAGCTCCGCAGGGAGACGATATCGTCGTGAATAAAACAACTGATAGTGTCAGTCTTGGTACAAACTATTCGGAATTGATGAGAAATATGGGTATTGACACAATCATTGTTACCGGCGTTGTTACAGATCAATGTGTTGCAGGAACAGTAAGGGTGCTAGCTGACCATGGTTTTAAAGTGATATGTGTGGAAGATTGTTGTGCGGCGCCTGATATGACCTTGCATCATATGGAACTGAAAATAATGAACATAATTTATTGCAACGTTCTTTCAACAGATGAAACAATAGCTATTATAGAAGGAAAAATAAAGTAA
- a CDS encoding SDR family NAD(P)-dependent oxidoreductase, with protein MARYEELRGKRVMITGAASGIGLATAQVFAEAAARVFVVDYNREAAERAMAENPSFAGYCHCDVSKEEEVRRAFEKMDGELGGVDVLVSNAGISIRGDFVDISYEQWKKVIDINLNGMFLCAREAARRMARQKSGVILMTASTNGTEGHRWYADYNASKAGVILLTKSMALELAPAVRVNCVCPGYVLTPMQKAEYTEEMLAKVNEGIPMKRHAEPEEIGKLYAFLASDDAKYITGADIRIDGGETAGLY; from the coding sequence ATGGCGCGCTACGAAGAACTGAGAGGAAAAAGGGTAATGATCACGGGCGCCGCAAGCGGCATAGGGCTTGCGACCGCGCAGGTGTTCGCGGAAGCAGCTGCGAGAGTCTTTGTCGTCGACTACAACAGAGAGGCGGCGGAGAGGGCGATGGCGGAAAACCCCTCCTTCGCCGGATACTGCCATTGCGATGTCAGTAAAGAGGAAGAGGTGCGGAGAGCATTCGAGAAGATGGACGGCGAACTCGGCGGCGTTGACGTCCTCGTCTCCAACGCCGGCATAAGCATCAGGGGCGACTTTGTCGATATCTCCTACGAACAGTGGAAGAAGGTAATAGACATAAACCTCAACGGGATGTTCCTCTGCGCGCGCGAAGCGGCGCGCCGCATGGCCAGGCAGAAGAGCGGCGTCATCCTCATGACCGCATCCACGAACGGCACCGAAGGACATCGTTGGTACGCCGACTACAACGCCTCGAAGGCCGGAGTCATCCTGCTTACGAAAAGCATGGCGCTGGAACTCGCTCCCGCCGTGCGTGTGAACTGCGTCTGTCCCGGCTACGTTCTCACGCCGATGCAGAAGGCGGAATACACCGAAGAGATGCTCGCCAAGGTCAACGAGGGCATCCCGATGAAGCGCCACGCCGAGCCGGAAGAGATAGGCAAGCTCTACGCCTTCCTCGCCTCCGACGACGCGAAATACATCACCGGCGCCGACATCCGCATAGACGGCGGCGAAACGGCGGGGTTGTATTAA
- a CDS encoding ATP-NAD kinase family protein — MKVGFLINPVAGMGGKVALKGTDGEDILRRALELGAEPAAGARAEEAVKAFAESAGDCLFYSPSGVMGADLLKKYGIRTEPLFEPSAHTTPADTKRAAKMMLERGVALIVFAGGDGTARDVCAVVGESVPVVGIPAGVKIHSAVYAKRPGAAGILVGRFLLGLAKRFASAEVVDIDEEAFRDNVVRARLYGYMKVPDDREFMQDRKIGSGGTAAEEAAELAAYVAGCMEPGTLYLVGSGSTTMRLLERLEVDGTLLGVDAVMDGRLAGRDLTEAEIKKLLAGIERERRALIVTVIGGQGHIFGRGNQQLSPDVIRMIPKENITVIATPAKMAQLFGKSLIVDTGDSSLDEELQGYFPVVTGRARKIMVKIS, encoded by the coding sequence ATGAAGGTCGGCTTCCTCATCAACCCTGTGGCAGGAATGGGGGGCAAGGTAGCCCTCAAGGGTACCGACGGAGAAGACATCCTCCGCCGGGCCCTTGAACTCGGCGCTGAGCCTGCGGCCGGCGCCCGCGCCGAGGAGGCCGTGAAAGCGTTCGCCGAAAGCGCGGGAGACTGCCTCTTTTACAGCCCCTCGGGCGTGATGGGGGCCGACCTGCTTAAGAAATACGGGATAAGGACGGAGCCGCTCTTTGAACCATCCGCGCATACGACCCCGGCAGACACAAAGCGCGCGGCGAAAATGATGTTGGAGCGCGGAGTCGCTCTTATCGTATTTGCCGGCGGCGACGGCACGGCGCGCGACGTCTGCGCAGTAGTCGGCGAAAGCGTGCCTGTAGTCGGCATCCCCGCGGGCGTGAAGATACACTCCGCCGTTTACGCGAAACGGCCCGGCGCGGCGGGCATACTCGTCGGCAGATTCCTGCTCGGCCTGGCGAAGCGCTTCGCCTCCGCCGAAGTCGTCGACATAGACGAAGAGGCTTTCCGCGACAACGTCGTACGCGCGCGGCTTTACGGCTACATGAAGGTGCCGGACGACCGCGAATTCATGCAGGACCGCAAAATCGGCAGCGGCGGCACCGCGGCGGAAGAGGCTGCGGAGCTTGCGGCGTACGTGGCGGGCTGCATGGAACCAGGTACGCTATACCTCGTCGGCTCGGGCTCGACAACCATGCGGCTCTTGGAACGCCTCGAAGTCGACGGAACGCTGCTCGGCGTGGATGCCGTGATGGATGGAAGGCTGGCAGGGCGGGATTTGACGGAGGCGGAGATAAAAAAACTGCTCGCCGGAATCGAGAGAGAAAGGAGGGCTCTGATCGTCACCGTGATCGGCGGACAGGGACATATTTTTGGACGCGGCAACCAGCAGTTGAGCCCCGACGTCATCCGCATGATACCGAAAGAAAATATCACGGTCATCGCGACGCCCGCGAAGATGGCGCAGCTTTTCGGCAAAAGCCTGATCGTTGACACGGGAGACAGTTCATTGGACGAGGAGCTGCAAGGATACTTTCCCGTCGTCACCGGAAGGGCAAGGAAAATAATGGTTAAAATCTCATAA
- the gcvPB gene encoding aminomethyl-transferring glycine dehydrogenase subunit GcvPB: MNNLERMKRFHQAKWNEPIIYEISEPGARAVLVPGPCCECTSAEEAVASLPSAMLRKESPKLPEVAQLQLVRHYNHLSQENIGVDGNIDIGQGTCTMKYNPKVNERLAGDAKLSEMHPLQPEGTAQGILELFYRTGELFKEISGLDVFSMQPGGGSHGVLALASIVRAYWRDMGEENKRDEIITTLFSHPADCAVPIVKGYKVTIIQPDAEGYPDIEAFKAAVSDHTAAIFFTNPEDTGIFNVRIKEFTRIAHERGILCCYDQANANGLLGVTRTVEADFDMSFFNLHKTFGAPHGCGGPATGMVAAKKELRPYMPVPLVEHSPEKGYYLDFDLPKSCGKIKSFWGIAPVVVKAYSWIMSLGAEGLREVSRVAVLNNNYCMKKILAIRGASISFPNHRPRVEQARYSWQKLKEDTGFGTADVQRCVADFGTHYWSSHEPWVIPEPFTIEPSESYSKQDLDDYTAVLAEIARMCYEEPEAVRRAPVNSTVHHIDHDYFDDPAKYAITWRAYNKKYKGYFEPR; encoded by the coding sequence ATGAACAATCTGGAAAGAATGAAGCGGTTTCATCAGGCCAAATGGAACGAACCTATCATATACGAGATAAGCGAACCCGGCGCGCGCGCCGTACTTGTGCCCGGCCCCTGCTGCGAATGCACGTCCGCGGAAGAGGCCGTCGCCTCCCTGCCGTCCGCCATGCTGCGCAAGGAAAGCCCCAAGCTTCCGGAAGTCGCCCAACTCCAGCTCGTGCGCCATTACAACCACCTCTCGCAGGAAAACATCGGCGTAGACGGCAACATCGACATCGGCCAGGGGACCTGCACCATGAAGTACAACCCGAAGGTAAACGAGCGTCTCGCGGGAGATGCGAAGCTGTCGGAGATGCACCCGCTGCAGCCTGAAGGGACCGCCCAAGGCATCCTTGAGCTGTTCTATAGGACCGGCGAGCTCTTCAAGGAGATATCCGGCCTCGACGTCTTCTCGATGCAGCCCGGCGGCGGCTCGCACGGCGTCCTTGCGCTTGCTTCGATCGTCCGGGCCTACTGGCGCGACATGGGCGAGGAAAATAAGCGCGACGAGATAATCACTACTCTCTTCTCACACCCCGCCGACTGCGCCGTCCCTATCGTCAAAGGCTACAAAGTGACGATAATCCAGCCCGACGCCGAGGGATACCCCGACATAGAGGCCTTCAAGGCGGCCGTTTCCGACCACACGGCGGCGATATTCTTCACCAACCCCGAGGATACGGGGATATTCAACGTTCGCATCAAAGAGTTCACCCGCATAGCCCACGAGAGAGGGATCCTCTGCTGCTACGACCAGGCGAACGCCAACGGACTGTTAGGCGTCACGCGCACCGTCGAAGCGGACTTCGACATGTCCTTCTTCAACCTTCACAAAACATTCGGCGCGCCGCACGGCTGCGGCGGCCCGGCCACGGGAATGGTGGCGGCGAAGAAAGAGCTGCGCCCCTACATGCCGGTCCCTCTCGTCGAACATTCGCCGGAGAAGGGCTATTACCTTGACTTCGATCTTCCGAAATCATGCGGCAAGATCAAATCCTTCTGGGGGATCGCTCCCGTCGTCGTAAAAGCCTACTCCTGGATCATGTCCCTCGGAGCGGAGGGACTGCGCGAGGTCTCGCGCGTCGCCGTCCTCAACAACAACTATTGTATGAAGAAGATACTCGCGATCAGGGGCGCTTCGATCAGCTTCCCGAACCACCGCCCGCGCGTCGAACAGGCCCGCTACAGCTGGCAGAAGCTCAAGGAGGACACAGGCTTCGGCACCGCCGACGTGCAGCGCTGCGTCGCCGACTTCGGCACGCACTACTGGTCGAGCCATGAGCCTTGGGTAATACCCGAGCCCTTCACCATCGAGCCCAGCGAATCGTACTCAAAACAGGACCTCGACGATTATACCGCCGTACTCGCCGAGATAGCGCGCATGTGCTACGAAGAACCGGAAGCGGTCAGGCGGGCCCCCGTCAACAGCACGGTGCACCATATCGACCATGACTACTTTGACGACCCGGCAAAGTATGCTATCACTTGGCGCGCCTATAACAAAAAGTACAAAGGGTACTTTGAGCCCAGATAG